In Pseudomonas fluorescens, a genomic segment contains:
- a CDS encoding PepSY domain-containing protein, translating into MKRLTALVAAAIITSTATQAGAVDPDKPLTVPATVTIVAFDQLDATALALHPGSTLLDTDLDEAYGKYIYEVELEDAHGIEWDVELDALTGQVLKNHQDT; encoded by the coding sequence ATGAAGCGCCTCACAGCTCTGGTCGCCGCCGCTATCATCACGTCCACGGCGACCCAGGCTGGAGCCGTGGACCCTGACAAGCCACTGACCGTGCCCGCCACTGTTACAATTGTCGCCTTTGATCAACTGGACGCCACCGCCCTGGCCCTGCATCCCGGCTCAACGCTGTTGGACACCGATCTGGATGAGGCCTATGGCAAGTACATCTATGAAGTCGAACTGGAAGATGCCCACGGTATCGAATGGGACGTTGAATTGGACGCGCTCACCGGGCAAGTTCTCAAGAATCATCAGGATACGTAA
- a CDS encoding PepSY domain-containing protein encodes MKVYRRATGLAVLVLLAFCSSLSARDLNQDEALALRQQGVILPLEQLLQQAMARHPGSRLLEAELEKKHGQYAYEVELVTTEGVVREIKLDATTGALIKDEED; translated from the coding sequence ATGAAGGTATATCGACGTGCCACGGGTTTGGCGGTGCTGGTGCTCCTGGCATTCTGCTCAAGCCTGTCGGCCCGTGACCTCAACCAGGATGAAGCCTTGGCGCTACGCCAGCAGGGCGTGATCCTGCCGCTGGAGCAACTGTTGCAGCAGGCCATGGCGCGGCACCCCGGCTCGCGGTTGCTGGAGGCGGAACTTGAGAAAAAACATGGCCAGTACGCGTATGAAGTGGAACTGGTGACCACCGAAGGCGTGGTGCGCGAGATTAAGCTCGACGCCACGACCGGTGCGCTGATCAAAGACGAGGAAGACTGA
- a CDS encoding response regulator transcription factor: MRLLLVEDNVPLADELLAGLQRQGYAVDWLADGRDAVYQGRSEPYDLIILDLGLPGLPGLEVLAQWRAAALATPVLVLTARDSWAERIEGLKAGADDYLSKPFHPEELHLRIQALLRRSHGQANQPTLQAAGLHLDEGRQCVLRDGEEIQLTAAEFRLLRYFMLHPEQILSKSHLAEHLYDGETERDSNVLEVHVNHLRRKLGRSVIETRRGQGYRFGASPA; this comes from the coding sequence ATGCGCCTGCTGCTGGTGGAAGACAACGTACCCCTGGCCGATGAACTGCTGGCTGGGCTGCAACGCCAGGGCTATGCGGTCGATTGGCTGGCGGATGGGCGCGACGCGGTGTATCAGGGCCGCAGCGAGCCCTATGACCTGATCATCCTCGACCTCGGCCTGCCTGGCTTGCCGGGGCTGGAAGTGCTGGCGCAATGGCGCGCAGCCGCGCTGGCCACCCCGGTGCTGGTGCTCACCGCCCGGGATTCCTGGGCCGAGCGCATCGAGGGGCTCAAGGCCGGCGCCGACGATTACCTGAGCAAACCCTTTCACCCTGAAGAACTGCACCTGCGCATCCAGGCGTTGTTGCGCCGTTCCCATGGCCAGGCCAACCAGCCCACCCTGCAAGCTGCCGGCCTGCATCTGGACGAGGGCCGCCAGTGCGTGTTGCGCGACGGCGAGGAAATCCAACTGACCGCCGCTGAATTCCGCCTGTTGCGTTATTTCATGCTGCACCCGGAACAGATCCTGTCGAAAAGCCATCTGGCCGAGCATCTTTATGACGGCGAGACCGAGCGCGACTCCAATGTGCTGGAAGTGCACGTCAACCATCTGCGCCGCAAGCTGGGCCGCAGCGTGATCGAAACCCGGCGCGGCCAGGGCTACCGGTTTGGCGCCAGCCCTGCATGA